A window of the Dasypus novemcinctus isolate mDasNov1 chromosome 15, mDasNov1.1.hap2, whole genome shotgun sequence genome harbors these coding sequences:
- the LOC131273513 gene encoding LOW QUALITY PROTEIN: olfactory receptor 14L1-like (The sequence of the model RefSeq protein was modified relative to this genomic sequence to represent the inferred CDS: inserted 2 bases in 1 codon), with product MSFFALVPDMGLSHEIAKFLNVFRAVQLAEVMVQGRPVAPEDGRKGTTTNDLNRTEVTEFLLMRFSDPWEVQTLHAAQFLLVYLAAVTGNLLIIMLTILDGHLQTPIYFFLKNLSFLDFCYISVTVPRSIFNSLTHNTSISFLECALQVFFFFVLACTETAILTLMSYDHYVAICQPLHYAVIMNQGACVKMMAISWLSGIICAVMHVDGTFSLPFCGSYIVLHYFCDIPQLLSLLDSKVIIIEIGVTVFXLCLAIVCFVSITLSYVYIFSTIMRSPSKQSRAKTFSTCIPHLVFVTLFMISGIIAYVKPTSDSPSMLDLLLTVLYTVVLPTLNPIIYSLRNKDMKAALKTQCGVFDRECD from the exons CAACGTGTTCCGTGCTGTCCAACTTGCAGAAGTTATGGTTCAAGGAAGGCCAGTAGCACCTGAGGATG gaAGAAAGGGAACAACCACAAATGATCTAAACAGAACTGAAGTTACTGAATTTCTCCTCATGAGATTTTCAGACCCCTGGGAAGTTCAAACCTTACATGCTGCTCAATTTTTGCTGGTTTACCTGGCAGCTGTCACTGGAAATCTCCTAATCATCATGCTTACCATTCTAGATGGCCACCTTCAAACcccaatatatttctttttgaaaaatttatcatttttagatttttgctACATATCTGTCACAGTTCCCAGATCCATTTTTAATTCCTTAACCCACAATACctccatttcttttcttgagTGTGCTCTCcaagtcttctttttctttgttcttgcCTGTACTGAGACAGCCATCCTTACCTTGATGTCCTATGAccactatgtggccatctgccaacCCTTGCACTATGCAGTTATCATGAATCAAGGTGCCTGTGTGAAGATGATGGCCATTTCATGGCTCAGTGGGATAATCTGTGCAGTCATGCATGTGGATGGAACATTCTCATTACCCTTTTGTGGGTCTTATATAGTACTTCATTATTTCTGTGATATCCCACAGCTCCTAAGCCTCTTAGATTCCAAAGTAATTATCATTGAAATTGGAGTCACAGTTTT ATTATGTCTTGCAATAGTCTGTTTTGTTTCAATTACTCTCTcctatgtgtatatattttctaCCATCATGAGGAGCCCATCCAAGCAGAGTAGAGCAAAAACATTTTCAACTTGCATCCCACATCTTGTGTTTGTAACACTCTTTATGATATCTGGTATCATTGCCTATGTCAAGCCAACATCAGATTCTCCTTCAATGCTGGATCTTCTCCTAACTGTGCTCTACACAGTGGTGCTTCCAACCCTGAATCCTATCATCTATAGTTTAAGGAACAAGGACATGAAGGCAGCCCTGAaaacacaatgtggtgtgtttGATAGAGAATGTGATTAG